Genomic window (Bosea sp. (in: a-proteobacteria)):
CGCGCTGATCGAGGCTGGCGGCGATGCGGTCGTCGGCCCCTTCGATGGCGAGGAGGCGATCACCTTGATGGCCGATCTCGATGCCGGCGCCACCGGCACGATGACCTCGGCGATGATCCCCGATCTGATCAAGCCGATCCTCGCCGCCCATGCCGCCGGCGATCGCAGGCAGGCGATGGCGCTCTATGCCCGCGTCCTGCCGATCATCAATTACGAGAACCGCCAATGCGGCCTGCGCTCGGCCAAGGCGGTGATGAAGGAAGGCGGGGTCATCAGGTCGGAGGCCGTGCGCCATCCGCTGGCGCCGCTGCATCCGAAGACGCGCGAAGGGCTGATCGAACTCGCCCGCGAGCTCGATCCGCTGGCGCTGCGCTGGGGCCGCTAGATCATCGCGCGTCCTGCCGGCAAGGTCCGGTCACGGCTCGGCCCGGAAAAATGCGGAATTGTTCCGGGCGACCTGATAGGGGAAGGGAATTCTCCCGACCAGCCGGCAGGAACTCATGCAGATTCTCCCCGATTTCGACGAGCGGATCGATCGCCGCGGCACCCATTCGGCCAAATGGGACAAGATGGAAGCCGTCTATGGCGTGCCGGCCGGGGATGGCATCGCGATGTGGGTGGCGGATATGGACTTCCGCCCGCCGGCCTGCGTGCAGGCGGCCCTGGATGCGATGACCGCTCACGGCGTCTACGGCTATTTCGGGGATGAGCGGGCCTATCTCGCGGCGATCCGCTGGTGGATGTCGAACCGGCATGGCTGGGAGGTCTCGCCCGCTTCGATCTTCACCACCCACGGCCTGGTGAACGGCACGGCGCTGTGCGTCGAGGCCTATACGAAGCCCGGCGACGGCGTCGTGCTGATGACGCCGGTCTACCATGCCTTCGCGCGGATCGTCGCCGCCTCGGGGCGCCGGGTCGTCGAATGCCCGCTGGCGCTGGATCAGGGACGCTACGTCCTCGACATCTCCGCCTGGGACGACGCGATGACCGGGGCCGAGCGCATGCTCATCCTCTGCTCGCCGCATAATCCGGGCGGGCGGGTCTGGTCGCGGGAGGAGCTCCGCGAAATCGCCGCCTTCTGCCGGCGCCACGACCTCGTCCTCGTCTCTGACGAGATCCACCACGACCTCGTCATGCCCGGCCGGACGCACACCGTGATGCCGCTCGCGGCGCCCGAGATCGTGGATCGCCTCGTCATGATGACGGCGACGACCAAGACCTTCAACATCGCCGGCGCCCATGTCGGCAACGTCATCATCCCCGACGAGCGGCTGCGCGGGCCGTTCCGCGGGCGCATGGAGGCGCTCGGCATCTCGCCGAACTCCTTCGGCATGGCCATGGCGAGCGCCGCCTACAGCCCTGAGGGCGCCGCCTGGGTCGATGCGCTCACCCTCTATCTCGACGGCAACCGCCGCCTCTTCGATGCCGGCATCGCGGCCATTCCCGGCCTGCGCTCGATGCCGCTCGAAGCAACCTATCTCGCCTGGGTGGATTTCTCCGGGACGGGGATGGAACCGGCCGAATTCACCGCGCGCGTCGAGAAGCAGGCGAGGATCGCCGCCAATCACGGCCCGAGCTTCGGCAAGGGCGGCGAAAGCTTCCTGCGCTTCAATCTGGCGACACCGCGCGCGGTGGTGGCGGAAGCGGTCGAGCGGCTGAAGGGCGCCTTCGCCGACCTGCAATAGTCGCGTCCGGTTTAGGACGCACGGCGGTCTAGATCAGCCCCAGGAGGTGCAGGCCGACGAATGAGCCTGCTCCGGCCGCGATCAGCAGCAGCGGGTTGATGGGCGTCAGCATCAGCAGGGCCGTCGAGGCGATCGCGGTGCCGCGGCCGAGCCAGCCGCTGTCGAGCGACTGGACCAGGACGTAGCTCGCCGCCAGGATCGCTCCGGCCGCGACCGGCCTCAAACCCCTTTCGAGGGCGCGCAGCAGGCGCGCCCCCTCATAGCGCGACCAGAGATGGGCGACGCCGTAGATCAGGAAGGCCGTCGGCCCGAAGATGCCGGCGGTGGCCGCGACCGCGCCCCAGAAGCCGGCGATCTGCCAGCCGATCAGGGTCGCGATCAGCGAGCCGGGCCCCGGCGCCAGCCGCGCGATCGCGAAGGCATCGACGAATTGCGCGGCGTTCATCCACTGATGCACCTCGACGACCTGGCGGTGCATGTCGGCGACGGCGCTCTGGCCGCCGCCGATGGTCACCAGCGAGAGCGGCAGGAAGACGAGGAGGATGCCGAGGGGCTGGGGCTGCATCGCGTCGTGCTCAGCTCTCGCGATAGGCGATGGCGACGCTGAGCGAGCCGGCGGCGAGCACGGTCCAGATCAGCGGCCATTTCAGGATCGCCACCGCCACGAAGGTCAAGGCCATGATCGCGAGCGGGAACAGCCGGCGCGGCACCCGTCGCGCCGCGGTCAGCCCCATCGCCAGCGACAGCCCGATCGCCGCGGCGGCCGCGCCGCCGAGCGCGACATGGCTGAGCTCATAGCCGCCGAGCGCGGAAAAGAGGCTGCCGATCAGCACGATGAGGAAGGCCGACGGCACGACCATGCCGAGCCAGGAGGCGATCGCGCCCTTGCGCCCGCCGAGCTTGTAGCCGATCCAGATCGCCATGTTGGTGACGTTGACGCCGGGCAGGGCCTGCGCGATCGACAGCCCGTTGAGAAAATCCTCCTCGCTCATCAGCCGGCGCCGCTGCACGAATTCCCGCAGGAGCCAGCCGCTCAGGCCGCCGCCGAAGCTGGTCAGCCCGATCCGCGCGAAGATCAGGAAGAGTTGCGGCGCGCTCGGGCGCTCGGCCAGGATATCCGGCATCGGGTTCAAGCCATCACCGGGGTGGGGCGTCGGGCCGCCGCAGGGTGCGCCGGACGGCGCGCTTCAGCTGGGCGCCGGCCTTGCGCACGATCTCGCGGTTGCCGGGCCTGGCCCCCTGGCCGCCCTGCGAGGCGGCGGCAAACGGCAGGGGCGGCTCGCCGCCTTGCAGCGCCGGCGCCGGCGGGGCCGCCAGGCCTGAGTCGACATAGGCCTTGATCGGCAGATGGTCCGAGGCGACGCGCGCGAGCGGCGTGTCGTGGACCGCGACCTCGGAGAGGATCTCCGGGCGGTCGGCGATGATCCGGTCGAGCGCCAGGAGCGGCAGCCCGGCCGGGAAGCTCGGCACCGGCATCGGCATGGTGCCGAAGGCCGCATCGAGCGCGCTCAGCGCCGAGCGGCCGCCGAGGCGCCATTCGTTCAGGTCGCCGACGAGCAGGGTGGGGCGTGCGTCGCGGCTGCGCATCAGCCCGAGGATCATGCGTGCCTGCTGCGAGCGCGAGCGCCTGAGCAGCCCCAGATGCGCCGCGACGATCCGAAGCGCCGCGCCGCTTTCCAGGTCGATGTCGACGACGAGCGCGCCGCGCGGCTCCAGGCCCGGCAGCGAGACCTGGTGGACGTCGCGCACCAGCCCCTGTCGGAACAGCACGACATTGCCGTGCCAGCCATGGGCGGCGGCGTTGGCGTTCGCGACCGGCACCGGCACGAGGCCGGTCTCCTCCTTCAGCCGCGCGAGGTCGAGCAGGCCCTGGCGGGCGCCGAAGCGCTTGTCGGCCTCCTGCAGGGCGATCACGTCCGGCGCGATCTCGCGGATCACCTGCGCGATCCGGCCAGGATCGAAGCGGCCATCGACGCCGACGCATTTATGGACGTTGTAGGAAGCGATGAGCGTGCCGGCGGGGCGCCGCTGCGCGCCGGCCGGCAGGGTGCCGGGGCGGTTCCGGCGCTGGCGCAGCGAGGCGATGATGCTGGCGGGCAGGCTCTGCTTGTTCTTCTTCTGCATCGTTCCGCCGGCTCGTGCTCCGGAGCTGCCCCGCTCGACGGTGTCGGGAATCGGGTTGGTCCGGCTCATAGATAGGGTGAGCCGAGCCAGATCAGCCTGTCGACCAGACGCATGACATAGGGCCGGGCGCAAAGCCCGACAAGCGTGACCGGGGTCGCGCTTGCCATCACCGCCTCGATCCGGCGCTCGATCGCCTCGGCGAAGCCGTGGTCGAGGATCTCGAGATCGATCTCGAAGTTCAGCCTGAGCGAGCGCGGATCGAGATTGGAGGAGCCGACATAGGCCCAGCTCCCGTCGATGGCCAGCAGCTTGGAATGGTCGAAGGCGCCGGTGGAGCGCCAGATCCGGCAGTAGTTCTTCAGGATCTGGTCGAATTGCGCGGTCATCGCCCGGTCGACCAGCACGAGGTTGTTGACCGAGGGCACGACGATGTCGATGTCGACGCCGCGGCGCGCGGCGGTGACGAGCGCGCTGATCAGCTCCTGGTCGGGCAGGAAATAGGGCGACATGATCCTGACCGAATGGCGCGCCACCGACAAAGCCCCCGTCAGCAGCTTGTGATTGGTCTCCAGATAGGAATCCGGCCCCGAGGGCACCGCGCGCGCCAGCACCGCCATGCCGCCCGCCGCCGGGGGCGGAATCTTCCAGACCGGGCCGGTGAGCGATTCACCGGTGGCGAAGCACCAGTCCTCGGCCGCGACGGCGAAGAGATCGGCCACCACCGGCCCCTCGATGCGGAAATGCGTGTCATGGGCGAAGGCGTCGCCGGCGAATTCGCGGGTGAACCCCTGGCGGATGTTCATGCCGCCCATGAAGCCGATCGTGCCGTCGACGACGATGATCTTCCGGTGCGTCCTGAGATTGGCATAGGGCAGCCTCAGGCCCATGATGATGTTGCCGTTGAAGACGTCGACCGCGATCCCGCCCTCGCGCAGATGCCCGGCGATGCTCGGCACCGAATAGCGCGCGCCGACCGCATCGATCAGCACCCTGACCGCGACGCCGCGCCGCCCGGCCTCTATCAGCGCGTCGGCGATGCGCAGGCCGATCGGATCGCGGTCGAAGATGTAGCTTTCCAGGATGATGCTGCGCTCAGCCGCCGCGATCGCCTCGAGCATCGCGCCATAGGCCGCATCGCCCGTCTCCAGCGTCTCGATGCGGTTGCCGGTGGTCAGCGGGTGGCGGGCGACGCGGTCGCCGAGCGTCTTGAGCGCGAGGAAGCGCCGGCCGAAATGCGTCGCCAGCGCCCCGTCCTCGACATGGAAATCGGCCGCCGCCATGCCGTGGCCGGGGCGCTGGGCGAGCAGCGAGGCGCGCCGGATGCGGTTGATCCCGACGATGGCGTAGAGCAGCGGCCCGACGATGGGCGAGAGGATGATGACGCCGACCCAGCCGATGGCGGCGCGCACCTCGTCCTTCGTCATCACCGCATGCGCCCCGGCGATGCTCGCCATCACGACCGAGATGACGGCGAGGATATGCGGCCAGTAGGTCGAGAGAATCTCCCACATTCCAACGAGGCTAGGACGAATCCGGTGCGATGACAAAGACTTGCGTCGTTGCGCTCGATCCGAACCACCGCTGTCATTCCGGGGCGTGCCTTAAGGCGCGAACCCGGAACCCACGACCGGGTGAGATTTCTCATGCCCGGTTGAGAGCCGCCCGCCCGGTCGTGGGTTCCGGGTTCTTCGCTACGCGAAGCCCGGAATGACAACGGTATGGCAAGCGTCCATCGCCTGGAGGAGGCGCCCGCGAGACTTGGACTCGCCTTCCGGCAAAAGGTGTTCTATAAGAGAACAAAGAGAGAACAATCGCCTTGCCTCCATGCCAGAGACCGCACCGACCCTGTCCGATCTGCGCCGCAGCCTTGCCGAGGCCGCCTTGCGCGGCGGCCCGGCCGCGGCCGGGCGGATCGGGCTGGGCGTGCCGGCGCTGGACGCGGTCCTGAACGGCGGGCTCAAGCGGGCGGCGCTGCACGAGGTCTATGCCGGCGCGGTCGCCGATCTTGCCGCAGCGACCGGCTTTGCGCTCGGGCTCGCCCTGCGGGCGGGGCAGGAGAAGGCTGCCGGGCGGCCGATCCTCTGGGCACGGCAGGATTTCGTCGATGCGGAGGCCGGGCGGCTGCATGCGCCGGGGCTCGGCGAGCTCGGCCTCGATCCGGGCCGCCTGCTGCTGGTCAGGGCGCGCGAGGCAGAGGGCGTGCTGCGGGCGGGCGCGGAAGGCGCGCGCTGCCCGGCGCTCGCCGCCGTGCTGATCGAGCCCTGGGGCGAGCCGCGCCCTTTCGACCTGACGGCGAGCCGGCGGTTGTCTCTGGCGGCGGAAGGCTCTGGCGTGCCGGTGCTCTTGCTGCGCGTGGCGGCGGCGCAGGCGCCGAGCGCGGCGCAGACGCGCTGGCAGGTGAGGGCGCTCGCCTCGCGGGCGCTGGAGGCGAACGCGCCGGGTGCCCCGGCCTTCACTGCCAGGTTGCTGCGCCAGCGCGGCGGCGCGGGCGAGCGTGAGTGGCGTGTGGAGTGGGACCGTGACCGATGTGCTTTCACTGAGCGACCCGTTTTCGACCGATCCGACAGGCTCGAGCCCCGCAGAACCGATGCCGCGCCGCTATCTCGCCCTCTGGTTCCCTTTCCTGGCGACGGACAGGTTGCGGCGGACGGGCGCGATACCGGCCTGCGGCGGGCGGGTTGAGAAGCCGCACGTCCTCGTCGAGACGCAGCACGGCGGCCTGCGCCTCGTCGATTGCGACCCTTGCGCCGTTCGGCTTGGCCTGACGCGGGGGCTGACGCTCGCCGATGCCCGCGCCCGCATCCCCGATCTCGTCGCGCTGGAGGCGCAGCCGCGGGCGGATTTGGACTTCCTCGAAGCGCTCGCCGGCTTCTGCGACCGGTTCACGCCGCTGGTCGCCTGCGACGAACCGCACGGCCTGATCCTCGACATCACCGGCTGCGCCCATCTCTTCGGCGGCGAGGCGGGCATGATCGATCGCGTGGGGCATGCCATGCGGACGATCGGCCTTACGCTGAAGGCCGCCATCGCCGGCACGCCCGACGCTGCCCGCGCCTCCTCCCGCTTCGGGGGCGGCGGCATCGTCCCGCCGGGGCGGGAGGCGGAGATGCTCTGCCCGCTGCCGGTCGCAGTGCTGGAGGTGGAGCCTGAGACCGTGATCGCGCTCTCCCGCGCCGGCCTGAAGACGCTTGCCCATCTCGCGGCGCGCCCTTCCGCGACCCTTTCCGCCCGCTTCGGCGAGGTGCTGGTAAGGAAGCTTCGGCGCATCCTCGGCCATGAGGATCGCCGCATCACCCCCTTGCGCCCGCCGCCCGACTGCGTGGTCGAGCGTCATTTCGCCGAACCCTTCGCCGATGCCGCGAGCCTGGAGGCCGTGGTCGCCCGGCTGGTCGGGGAGGCGGCGCGGGTGCTGGAGGCGCGTGGCGAAGGCGGGCGCGTCTTCGAATTCGCCTTCTTCCGCAGCGACGGCGCGGTGCGCCGCCTCGCGATCGAGACCGGCCGCCCCTCGCGCGAGGGCAAGGCGCTGCTCAGGCTCTATCGCGAGCGCATCGCGACGCTGGCCGATCCGCTCGATCCCGGCTTCGGCTTCGATGCGATCAGGCTTGCCGTGCCGCTCTGCGAGCCGCTGGCCGCGCCCCAGCACAGCCTCGACGGCCGCGCCGTGGAGGAGGAGGCGGTGGCCGATCTGGTCGACCGCCTCACCGCCCGCTTCGGCCGCGACCGGGTGCTGCGCTTCGCGGCGCAGGACACCCATCACCCCGTCCGGGCGGCGAAGGCGCTCCCGGCCGCAGCGCCGCGGCCGGAAACGCCCTGGCCCGAGCCCGAGCCGGACGAGCCGCCGGCCCGCCCCTTGCAGCTCTTCGAGCCGCCGCAGCCGGTCGAGGCCATCGCCGAGGTGCCGGACGGCCCGCCGATCCGCTTCCGCTGGCGCCGCCTCGTCCATGACGTCGCCCGCGCCGAGGGGCCGGAGCGCATCGCCCCCGAATGGTGGCGCGACGGCAGCGACGAGCCGATGCGCGACTATTACCGCGTCGAGGATGCGCAAGGCCGCCGCTTCTGGCTCTACCGTACCGGCTTCCACGATGCCGACGGTGCTCCGCCGCGCTGGTTCCTGCACGGGCTCTTCGCATGAATCAGAACGAGAATACCTTCGCCGAACCCGTTGCGGCGACTCATTTTTCCTTCCTGCGCGGTGCCTCGCCGGGGGCGCATATGGTGCTGAGCGCGCTGCTCATCGGCCATGCCGGCATCGGCATCGCCGACCGCAACACGGTGGCGGGCGTCGTGCGCGCCTGGGCGGCGCTCCGGCAGTTGCGGGAGGACGGCCTGCCGGCGCCCGACAAGGTCAGGGAAGGCGGCAGCCCCGGCGAATATCTCTGGGTCGAGAACCCCGATTTCGCGGAGCTGCCTTTCACGCCCGGGCAGATGAAGGCGCTTGCCCTCCGCTTCAAGCTCGCGACCGGCACCCGCCTCGTCTTCGCCGACGGCACGTCCGACATCGTCGCCTATCCGGCCAACCGTGCCGGCTGGGGCAGGCTGTGCCGGCTGCTCAGCCTCGGCAACCGCAAGGAGGGTGTGAAGAAGGGCGAGTGCCGCCTCATCCTCGACGACCTCCTGACCGATGCCCGCGACCTGCTGCTGATCGCGATGCCGGGCCGCAGGCCGGACAGCCTCGCCGCGCTGCTCGCACGCCTCGACGAGGCCGCGCCCGGCGCGGTCTGGCTCGGCGCCGCCATGCACCGGCTGGGCGACGACCGCCGCCGCCTCGCGCGGCTCAAAGGCATCGCCGCCGCGACCCGCACCCCGCTGATCGCGACCAATGACGCGCTCTATGATTCCAGCGCCCAGCGCGACCTCCAGGACGTGCTCACCTGCATCCGCGAGGGCGTCACGATCGAGCGGGCCGGGCGGCTGCTGGAGATGAATGCCGAGCGCCACCTCAAGCCGCCGCGCGAGATGGCCCGCCTGTTCCGCGACGCGCCCGAGGCGATCGCCGAGACGCAAGCGCTGTTCTCCCGCGTCGGGTTCGATCTCGGCGAGCTCACCTATGAATATCCCGACGAGCCGGTCCCGCCCGGCTGGAAGGATCGGGACTGGCTCGTCGAGCTCGTCCGCCGCCGCAGCCTGATCCGCTATCCGGGTGGCGTGCCCGACAAGGTCGAGAAGCTCCTGGCCAAGGAGCTTTCGCTGATCGAGACGCTGGATTACGCCCGCTATTTCCTGACCATCAGCGACATCGTCGATTTCGCCGAGAGCCGGGGCATCCTCTGCCAGGGCCGCGGCTCGGCCGCCAATTCCGCCGTCTGCTACGTGCTCGGCATCACCGCCGTCGATCCGGCCGAGAACGACGTGCTGTTCGAGCGCTTCATCTCGGCCGAGCGCCGCGAGCCGCCCGATATCGACGTCGATTTCGAGCATGAGCGGCGCGAGGAGGTGATCCAGTGGATCTACGGCAAATACGGCCGCGAGCGCGCCGGCATCGCCGCCACCGTGATCCATTACCGGCCGCGCAGCGCCATCCGCGAGGTCGGCAAGGTGCTGGGCCTGACCGAGGACGTCACCGCCCGCCTCGCCGACACGCAATGGGGCAGCTGGGGCGATGGGATCGGCGACAGCCGCATCCGCCAGGCCGGGCTCGACCCGGCGAATCCGACGATCCGCCGCGCCGTCGATTTCGCCACCCGGCTCCTGGGCTACCCGCGCCATCTCTCGCAGCATGTCGGCGGCTTCGTCCTGTCGCGCGGGCGGCTCGACGAGACGGTGCCGATCGGCAACGCCGCGATGGCGGATCGCACCTTCATCGAATGGG
Coding sequences:
- a CDS encoding MalY/PatB family protein; this encodes MQILPDFDERIDRRGTHSAKWDKMEAVYGVPAGDGIAMWVADMDFRPPACVQAALDAMTAHGVYGYFGDERAYLAAIRWWMSNRHGWEVSPASIFTTHGLVNGTALCVEAYTKPGDGVVLMTPVYHAFARIVAASGRRVVECPLALDQGRYVLDISAWDDAMTGAERMLILCSPHNPGGRVWSREELREIAAFCRRHDLVLVSDEIHHDLVMPGRTHTVMPLAAPEIVDRLVMMTATTKTFNIAGAHVGNVIIPDERLRGPFRGRMEALGISPNSFGMAMASAAYSPEGAAWVDALTLYLDGNRRLFDAGIAAIPGLRSMPLEATYLAWVDFSGTGMEPAEFTARVEKQARIAANHGPSFGKGGESFLRFNLATPRAVVAEAVERLKGAFADLQ
- a CDS encoding chromate transporter, with protein sequence MQPQPLGILLVFLPLSLVTIGGGQSAVADMHRQVVEVHQWMNAAQFVDAFAIARLAPGPGSLIATLIGWQIAGFWGAVAATAGIFGPTAFLIYGVAHLWSRYEGARLLRALERGLRPVAAGAILAASYVLVQSLDSGWLGRGTAIASTALLMLTPINPLLLIAAGAGSFVGLHLLGLI
- a CDS encoding chromate transporter, which encodes MPDILAERPSAPQLFLIFARIGLTSFGGGLSGWLLREFVQRRRLMSEEDFLNGLSIAQALPGVNVTNMAIWIGYKLGGRKGAIASWLGMVVPSAFLIVLIGSLFSALGGYELSHVALGGAAAAAIGLSLAMGLTAARRVPRRLFPLAIMALTFVAVAILKWPLIWTVLAAGSLSVAIAYRES
- a CDS encoding phospholipase D-like domain-containing protein; protein product: MWEILSTYWPHILAVISVVMASIAGAHAVMTKDEVRAAIGWVGVIILSPIVGPLLYAIVGINRIRRASLLAQRPGHGMAAADFHVEDGALATHFGRRFLALKTLGDRVARHPLTTGNRIETLETGDAAYGAMLEAIAAAERSIILESYIFDRDPIGLRIADALIEAGRRGVAVRVLIDAVGARYSVPSIAGHLREGGIAVDVFNGNIIMGLRLPYANLRTHRKIIVVDGTIGFMGGMNIRQGFTREFAGDAFAHDTHFRIEGPVVADLFAVAAEDWCFATGESLTGPVWKIPPPAAGGMAVLARAVPSGPDSYLETNHKLLTGALSVARHSVRIMSPYFLPDQELISALVTAARRGVDIDIVVPSVNNLVLVDRAMTAQFDQILKNYCRIWRSTGAFDHSKLLAIDGSWAYVGSSNLDPRSLRLNFEIDLEILDHGFAEAIERRIEAVMASATPVTLVGLCARPYVMRLVDRLIWLGSPYL
- a CDS encoding DNA polymerase Y family protein; translated protein: MPRRYLALWFPFLATDRLRRTGAIPACGGRVEKPHVLVETQHGGLRLVDCDPCAVRLGLTRGLTLADARARIPDLVALEAQPRADLDFLEALAGFCDRFTPLVACDEPHGLILDITGCAHLFGGEAGMIDRVGHAMRTIGLTLKAAIAGTPDAARASSRFGGGGIVPPGREAEMLCPLPVAVLEVEPETVIALSRAGLKTLAHLAARPSATLSARFGEVLVRKLRRILGHEDRRITPLRPPPDCVVERHFAEPFADAASLEAVVARLVGEAARVLEARGEGGRVFEFAFFRSDGAVRRLAIETGRPSREGKALLRLYRERIATLADPLDPGFGFDAIRLAVPLCEPLAAPQHSLDGRAVEEEAVADLVDRLTARFGRDRVLRFAAQDTHHPVRAAKALPAAAPRPETPWPEPEPDEPPARPLQLFEPPQPVEAIAEVPDGPPIRFRWRRLVHDVARAEGPERIAPEWWRDGSDEPMRDYYRVEDAQGRRFWLYRTGFHDADGAPPRWFLHGLFA